Proteins encoded together in one Rana temporaria chromosome 6, aRanTem1.1, whole genome shotgun sequence window:
- the LOC120943104 gene encoding E3 ubiquitin/ISG15 ligase TRIM25-like has protein sequence MLSRTMASAELHEDLSCSICLNLYTDPVTLRCGHNFCQLCIERVLEVQKDLDSYSCPECRAEYAERPLLEKNRKLCDIAKHFLGTQTHPKGSGVACTYCVHAPILAVKTCLQCETSLCGVHLTIHNSAVDHVLIEPIDSLVSRKCQTHNKLLEYHCCKDDCCICVSCFAVGSHRTHDVETLNEAVTKKKGRVKVVLNKLTSQVEGIEKQVQNLLDLQTVEHKKSSDVKKGVTSLFEDARKQLEEKEAWILGVIFKQEDKIDSKISHLIQKLETQKQSMFEKMRQLEELCKTTDPLLILQDKEADGKGLVGLADLSIGEKTIKEEVSSEMRFDEGLITSSLHVALSDLMCKMKKASYITKSADLMLDSDTACNNVLVSGDQKVASWVSGALKRPVSSKRFTAYCQLFAKNSFLKGKHYWEVDTSESAFWMVGLAYASLPREGPRSKIGDNKYSWCMNRAEMGYLVIHDSLVTNLPLKSPVLRLGIYLDYEAGFLSFYQLCDSAKLLFTFHATFTEPLHPAFVVWNDGWIKVKN, from the coding sequence ATGCTTTCCCGCACAATGGCATCTGCTGAGCTGCacgaggatctgagctgctccaTCTGCCTGAACCTTTATACGGATCCGGTGACACTGAGATGTGGACACAACTTCTGCCAGCTGTGCATCGAAAGAGTTCTGGAAGTTCAGAAGGATTTAGACAGCTACTCGTGTCCTGAATGCAGAGCAGAGTATGCAGAACGCCCCCTGCTGGAGAAGAACAGGAAGCTGTGTGATATAGCAAAACATTTCCTTGGTACTCAGACACACCCGAAGGGGTCTGGGGTCGCCTGTACTTACTGTGTGCACGCTCCCATCCTAGCCGTCAAGACGTGTCTTCAATGCGAGACTTCCCTGTGTGGCGTCCACCTGACTATCCACAACAGCGCCGTGGATCACGTTCTGATCGAGCCCATCGATTCCCTGGTCAGCAGGAAATGTCAGACCCACAACAAGCTCCTGGAATACCACTGCTGCAAAGATGATTGCTGTATTTGTGTGTCCTGCTTTGCTGTAGGATCCCACAGAACGCAcgacgtggagaccctgaatgaGGCCGTGACGAAGAAGAAAGGTAGAGTCAAAGTGGTCCTGAATAAGTTAACTTCCCAGGTGGAAGGCATTGAGAAACAAGTCCAGAATCTACTGGACCTCCAGACCGTTGAACACAAAAAATCCTCCGATGTTAAAAAGGGAGTCACATCCCTTTTCGAAGATGCCAGGAAACAGCTGGAGGAAAAGGAAGCCTGGATCCTGGGCGTTATCTTTAAACAGGAAGACAAAATTGATTCTAAAATCTCACATCTTATCCAAAAGCTGGAGACGCAAAAGCAATCAATGTTTGAGAAGATGCGTCAGCTTGAGGAGCTTTGCAAGACGACGGACCCATTGCTCATCCTGCAAGACAAGGAAGCGGATGGCAAAGGTTTGGTTGGCCTTGCGGACCTCAGTATTGGAGAAAAGACGATTAAAGAAGAGGTCAGCTCAGAAATGAGATTCGATGAAGGTTTGATTACGTCAAGCTTGCATGTGGCCCTGTCTGATTTAATGTGCAAAATGAAGAAAGCATCGTATATAACTAAGTCGGCGGATCTAATGCTGGATTCTGACACGGCATGCAACAATGTCCTTGTCTCAGGAGATCAAAAGGTTGCTTCCTGGGTAAGTGGGGCGCTAAAACGACCGGTCAGTTCAAAGCGTTTCACAGCTTACTGCCAGTTGTTTGCCAAGAATTCTTTTCTTAAAGGAAAGCATTACTGGGAAGTGGACACCAGTGAATCAGCCTTCTGGATGGTGGGCTTGGCATATGCCTCCTTACCACGTGAGGGCCCAAGGTCGAAGATTGGAGACAATAAATATTCCTGGTGCATGAACAGGGCAGAGATGGGCTATCTTGTGATTCACGACTCGCTTGTGACCAATCTTCCTCTCAAATCTCCCGTTCTAAGATTAGGAATATACCTGGATTATGAAGCTGGTTTTCTGTCTTTCTACCAGCTGTGTGACTCGGCCAAACTCCTGTTCACCTTCCATGCCACCTTCACCGAACCTCTACACCCTGCTTTTGTGGTATGGAACGATGGCTGGATCAAGGTTAAAAACTAG
- the LOC120943105 gene encoding E3 ubiquitin/ISG15 ligase TRIM25-like, protein MAFAALGDELSCSICLNIYTEPVSLRCGHHFCRDCIVTALDTQEGSGVYSCPECREKFLERPPLEKNRKLCNIVENFRSTQLKEEKIEILCTYCVDSPMAAVKTCLQCETSMCDKHLTAHNKTVDHVLIEPTSSFSNKKCSIHKKLLEYYCSEDAVCLCTSCCLVGKHKGHEVELLEEALKKKKETLRNVLEKMTMNRETTEKKILNLLERKRKAQEKADDEKKRVAVLFEEIGRQLEVQEQRVQSEISRQVEEVSLSLDDLIKQSEMQKDELSRKIGQIEKLCNMTDPISVLQDHESGTGDQNLKASSVCDLDDFMISLVLHRSITDLVTNMQLQTNFNIQDKIKLLLDENTAHTFVVVDNDLRMASDTGTQQVRLPFPQRFTLYNQVMSVESFSHGRHYWEVEVGDCGDWDVAVCYPSIERIKNESGIGYNRKSWSFCTTKSSKYSCVHAALIQMLYPESPVKRLGIYLDYEGGRLSFYQLSDPIRHLHTFTTTFTEPLHAAFCLDRGAWVKLVSPVFSIKP, encoded by the coding sequence atgGCGTTTGCTGCGCTAGGAGACGAGCTGAGCTGCTCCATCTGCCTGAATATTTATACGGAGCCGGTGTCACTGAGATGTGGACACCACTTCTGCCGGGATTGTATTGTGACTGCTctggatacacaggaggggtcCGGAGTTTATTCCTGTCCGGAGTGCAGAGAGAAGTTTCTAGAGCGTCCTCCTCTGGAGAAGAACAGAAAGTTGTGTAACATTGTGGAGAACTTCAGATCTACACAACTAAAGGAGGAGAAAATTGAGATCCTCTGTACATATTGTGTGGATTCTCCAATGGCCGCCGTCAAGACTTGTCTGCAGTGTGAGACTTCTATGTGTGATAAACACCTGACAGCCCACAACAAGACGGTGGACCATGTGTTGATAGAACCCACCTCGTCCTTCAGTAATAAAAAATGCTCCATCCACAAGAAGCTTCTGGAGTATTACTGCTCCGAGGACGCCGTCTGTCTTTGTACGTCCTGCTGTCTGGTGGGGAAACATAAAGGACATGAAGTGGAACTTCTAGAAGAGGctttgaagaaaaagaaagagacacTAAGAAATGTTCTAGAAAAGATGACTATGAACAGAGAGACAACTGAGAAGAAAATTCTAAATCTACTGGAACGCAAGagaaaagcacaagaaaaagcaGATGATGAGAAGAAGAGAGTGGCTGTCCTGTTTGAGGAAATCGGGAGACAACTGGAGGTCCAGGAACAGAGAGTCCAGAGTGAGATCTCCAGACAGGTAGAGGAGGTCTCATTGTCACTCGATGACCTCATCAAACAGTCGGAGATGCAGAAGGATGAGCTGTCCAGGAAGATTGGTCAAATCGAGAAATTGTGTAACATGACCGACCCAATATCTGTCCTACAAGATCACGAGTCGGGCACAGGTGACCAGAATTTAAAGGCATCTTCTGTTTGTGATTTGGATGATTTTATGATCTCTCTTGTGTTGCACAGATCTATAACTGACCTTGTCACTAATATGCAATTACAAACCAACTTCAATATACAGGATAAAATCAAACTGCTACTGGATGAAAACACAGCCCATACATTTGTGGTTGTAGACAATGACCTGAGAATGGCATCTGACACTGGAACACAACAGGTTAGACTACCGTTCCCACAGAGATTTACATTGTACAATCAGGTGATGAGTGTGGAGAGTTTTTCCCATgggagacattactgggaagtAGAGGTTGGCGATTGTGGTGATTGGGATGTGGCTGTTTGCTATCCCAGTATAGAGAGGATTAAAAATGAGTCTGGTATTGGGTATAATCGCAAGTCCTGGAGTTTCTGTACAACTAAAAGTAGTAAATATTCATGTGTACATGCCGCCTTGATACAGATGTTATACCCGGAGTCTCCTGTGAAAAGATTGGGAATATATTTGGATTATGAAGGTGGCCGTCTGTCTTTCTACCAGTTGAGTGACCCCATcagacacctccacaccttcaccaccaccttcaccgAACCCCTCCATGCTGCTTTCTGTTTGGATAGAGGGGCCTGGGTAAAGCTGGTATCTCCAGTGTTTTCTATAAAACCATAA